The sequence below is a genomic window from Sorangiineae bacterium MSr12523.
TTTGCCAACAGGCTCAAAGGAGAAGACTCCCTCAAGCGCAAGGTCGCGACGGCACTAAGAGAGGACCCCAAACGATCTCTGGAGCGGGCCTTGAACAACATCAAGGATGCCGTGCGCTATACTCTGAGGATGCCCGCCGACGACTATGCACTGGGCGCCCAACGGGCGCTCGATGAGCTTCAGGCGCGTGGGTTCAAAGCCATCGGAAAAGACGTCAAAAACACATGGCCGGCCGAAGGTCAGCGGCCGACAGGGTACCCTGGCATCAATTCGCACTGGCGCGATCCGGCAAGCAACCAGGCCTTCGAGCTCCAGTTCCACACGGCAGAGAGCTTCGAGGCCAAGACGGTCAGTCACAAGCTCTACGAGGAGCGGCGTCTGCCCAACGTGTCCGAGGCCGACAAGAACAGGCTGGAGCGGGAGGAAGCAAGGATCTTTGGAGAGGTCCCTGTACCTTCGGGCGCTGCATCCGTTCGACTCAGCAAGTGAGGTAGGCTCGATGGAGAAGGTTACGTATTACGCAAAGTTCGATGAAGGTTATTCGCGCGCCAATCCTTGCGGCATCGTTCGTCGCCGGGTGGTGGACGGAATCAAATACGACGAGGCGTTCACGCGAAATCTGCGCTGGGAGCCTACCGAGTATCTCGAGCTCTATCGGCTGGGGCACAATGAGGTCGATCACGAAGAAATCACGAAAGAGGAAGCAGACGCCTTCATCGAAGAAGTCACCAAGCACATTCGAAGTCAGCGCGAGTAAGCGCAAAAAGGACGTCTCATCGTGAATCTCACGTTGGCCGAGGTCGAGGAGCTTGCTCGGCGGGTTCACGCTACCCAGACCGACAAGGCAGGCCGTCCGTACGTGGAACATCTCGCGGCGGTTGCTCATGGGGTCGCCGTTCGGGGCGGCTCGGTCGAACAGATCGCTGCGGCCTGGTTGCACGACGCCGTCGAAGATGGGTGTCTCTCCGCTGAATGGCTTGCCGGGGCGCCGTTGGCGCGGAAGACGAAAGACATCG
It includes:
- a CDS encoding HD domain-containing protein, with translation MNLTLAEVEELARRVHATQTDKAGRPYVEHLAAVAHGVAVRGGSVEQIAAAWLHDAVEDGCLSAEWLAGAPLARKTKDIVLAVTKRPGEPLKDYAARILATPGALLVKEADLAHNADPVRLAALDPAARDRLTAKYAMVRALLGV